The Centroberyx gerrardi isolate f3 chromosome 7, fCenGer3.hap1.cur.20231027, whole genome shotgun sequence genome contains a region encoding:
- the ndel1b gene encoding nuclear distribution protein nudE-like 1-B → MDTEMIPKFSSKDEEIDYWKSLALEYKKSYHDAQEELQEFQEGSRELEAELEAQLGQAEHRLRDLQAENHRLKSEVDNLKEKLEQQYAQSYKQISMLEDDLGQTRSIKEQLHKYVRELEQANDDLERAKRATIVSLEDFEGRLNQAIERNAFLESELDEKESLLVSVQRLKDEARDLRQELAVRERTTDRMSAPSSPTLDIDKMDSAVQASLSLPATPVGKSIEHPFISPKALTNGCGSTSLTPSARISALNIVGDLLRKVGALESKLAACRNFAKDQAARKNYSAANGTLINSNATKFSHSLHTTYFDKTTVNGLDPSSLTSMATSRAVSPPGMLPLSV, encoded by the exons ATGGACACAGAGATGATTCCCAAATTTTCTTCAAAGGATGAGGAAATTGATTACTGGAAGTCTTTAGCCCTTGAATATAAGAAAAG CTACCATGATgcccaggaggagctgcaggagttCCAGGAAGGGAGCCGGGAGCTGGAGGCTGAGTTGGAGGCGCAGCTCGGCCAGGCCGAACACCGCCTCCGAGACCTGCAAGCTGAGAACCACAGACTGAAGAGCGAGGTGGACAACCTCAAG GAGAAGCTGGAGCAGCAGTATGCCCAGAGTTATAAGCAGATCTCCATGCTAGAGGATGACCTGGGCCAGACGCGCAGCATCAAGGAGCAGCTCCACAAATACGTACGGGAGCTTGAGCAGGCCAACGATGACCTGGAGAGAGCCAAAAG GGCAACAATAGTGTCTCTCGAGGACTTTGAGGGCCGTTTGAACCAGGCGATTGAGAGAAACGCCTTCCTGGAGAGTGAGCTGGATGAGAAGGAGTCTCTTCTGGTATCTGTGCAGCGGCTGAAGGATGAAGCGCGAG ACTTGAGGCAGGAGCTGGCAGTACGGGAGAGGACTACAGACAGGATGTCAGCGCCCAGCTCCCCCACCTTAGACATTGATAAGATGGACTCCGCAGTACAGGCCTCTTTATCCCTCCCAGCCACACCTGTAGGGAAGAGCATCGAGCACCCGTTCATCAGCCCAAAAG CATTGACCAATGGCTGTGGCAGCACGTCCCTCACTCCCTCTGCTAGAATCTCTGCTCTTAACATTGTCGGTGACCTCCTGAGGAAAGTTGGG GCTTTGGAGTCCAAACTAGCTGCTTGCAGGAACTTTGCCAAAGACCAGGCAGCAAGAAAAAATTACTCCGCAGCCAACGGCACACTAATTAACAGCAACGCCACCAAGTTCTCCCACTCGCTACATACCACTTACTTCGACAAAAC GACTGTTAACGGACTGGACCCCAGCTCCCTGACCTCCATGGCAACGTCCAGAGCAGTGTCACCACCAGGCATGCTGCCTCTCAGTGTGTGA